The following are encoded in a window of Megachile rotundata isolate GNS110a chromosome 2, iyMegRotu1, whole genome shotgun sequence genomic DNA:
- the conu gene encoding rho GTPase-activating protein conundrum isoform X1 encodes MEKSHTTIYMEGDNHLSDYWQEYQKMMEETKLLDDYLEEECPRNYDEGEEEAEWLRTAGLGQLTEAWKAGREVQPEELGAALRPLSRAQAEAVKRRVKSLNHTVKQRFNQRQRVRKPDIRDVFKDVEVSSTGTRSRSATPDSLDSVPGATPESASPPSPPTVASIDDHHTAATVPNFVSVFQRVPSEEKETVRRTPSAPPIPIGTVAPPSSTPLPVQEIFRRAGNWLRGDVANDSEGIQLTGYHRLGTVHVSKPIVQRRSGSDPSEVANITSLGNESVKKLNASKDSTTRRNSGSHATVTRSHSSLYGLTRPQDEGLITHPLNRTSSHGHLSFEEMCRANEVKPQAWKSESLASSDDVQDRLGIEALTQRDFTRLQPLLWLELSAVFDKYNIPLKKRKPNKRKTKAGNLFGASLSTLLLRDSQLTSEESSIPLVFQKILNELTKRGVKEEGILRVGGHKQKVESICAQLETDFYSKPKETDKLFKRISCHDLSAVLKKLLRDLPQPLLTVELIDAFYQSHGMKDRRELSYSLNLLVLLLPTEHRCTLKALVNFLRLVVENQRSNKMSIHNVAMIVAPSLFPPRYIHPRDRTDLSAQVNMAAICCQVTEALLVNADKLWYVPSDLLSQLHRHSEEERYRKYKKKYY; translated from the exons atggAGAAATCGCACACAACTATATACATGGAAGGTGACAATCACCTTTCCGATTATTGGCAAGAATATCAAAAAATGATGGAAGAAACTAAACTGTTGGACGATTACCTCGAGGAAGAATGTCCACGTAACTATGATG AAGGCGAAGAGGAAGCCGAATGGTTGCGGACAGCAGGTTTGGGTCAATTAACCGAAGCATGGAAAGCGGGCAGAGAAGTACAACCAGAAGAATTGGGTGCTGCGTTACGTCCTTTGTCTCGAGCACAGGCTGAAGCAGTAAAACGTCGCGTAAAATCTCTTAATCATACGGTAAAACAACGTTTCAATCAACGTCAACGAGTTCGTAAACCAGACATCAGAGACGTGTTCAAGGATGTTGAG GTATCCAGTACCGGGACAAGATCGCGTAGCGCTACACCCGATTCGTTAGATTCTGTACCAGGAGCGACACCCGAGAGCGCATCGCCTCCGTCACCGCCAACGGTTGCTTCCATCGACGATCATCATACAGC TGCTACCGTTCCAAATTTTGTGTCGGTGTTTCAACGAGTACCAAGCGAGGAGAAAGAAACCGTGCGCAGAACTCCGAGCGCACCGCCTATACCGATCGGTACAGTAGCACCGCCGTCATCGACTCCGTTACCCGTTCAGGAAATTTTCAGGCGCGCCGGCAATTGGTTGCGAGGAGACGTTGCCAACGATTCAG AAGGTATTCAGCTAACGGGATACCACAGATTGGGGACTGTACACGTTTCAAAACCCATCGTACAAAGACGAAGCGGTAGCGATCCAAGCGAAGTGGCGAACATTACGAGTTTAGGTAACGAATCCGTGAAAAAATTGAACGCTTCGAAGGATTCGACAACGAG GAGAAACTCGGGCAGTCACGCAACGGTAACTCGAAGTCACAGCAGCCTGTACGGATTGACGAGGCCCCAGGACGAAGGTTTGATAACGCATCCTTTGAATCGAACCTCGTCCCACGGTCACTTGAGTTTCGAGGAAATGTGTCGAGCGAACGAAGTAAAGCCGCAGGCGTGGAAATCGGAATCGCTCGCGTCGTCCGACGACGTACAGGACCGATTAGGAATAGAAGCGTTGACCCAACGAGATTTTACCAGGTTACAGCCACTTTTGTGGCTCGAACTCAGCGCGGTTTTCGATAAATATAATATACCGTTGAAGAAACGAAAACCAAACAAACGTAAGACGAAAG CTGGAAACTTGTTTGGCGCGTCGTTATCGACTTTGTTGCTTCGAGACAGTCAGCTGACGTCCGAGGAAAGCAGTATCCCGCTAGTGTTTCAAAAGATCCTAAACGAATTAACGAAACGCGGCGTAAAGGAGGAGGGGATTCTTCGCGTCGGAGGACACAAGCAAAAA GTCGAATCGATATGCGCGCAGTTGGAAACGGATTTCTACTCTAAACCCAAAGAAACGGACAAGTTGTTCAAACGTATATCGTGTCACGACCTGTCGGCTGTTTTGAAAAAGTTGCTGCGCGATCTGCCGCAACCGTTGCTCACCGTTGAACTTATCGACGCCTTCTACCAAAGCCACG GAATGAAGGATCGTCGAGAGTTGTCGTATTCGTTGAACTTGCTGGTGCTATTACTACCGACGGAACATCGTTGTACCTTAAAAGCGTTAGTGAATTTTTTAAGATTGGTCGTAGAGAATCAGAGATCGAATAAAATGTCGATCCATAACGTTGCCATGATCGTTGCGCCGTCTTTGTTTCCGCCGCGATACATCCATCCCCGTGATCGTACCGACTTGAGCGCTCAGGTTAACATGGCTGCCATATGCTGTCAAGTGACGGAAGCTCTTCTCGTTAACGCGGATAAATTATGGTATGTACCGAGCGATCTTTTGAGCCAGTTACACAGACATTCCGAGGAAGAAAGATATCGAAAGTACAAAAAGAAGTATTACTAA
- the conu gene encoding rho GTPase-activating protein conundrum isoform X2, with protein MEKSHTTIYMEGDNHLSDYWQEYQKMMEETKLLDDYLEEECPRNYDGEEEAEWLRTAGLGQLTEAWKAGREVQPEELGAALRPLSRAQAEAVKRRVKSLNHTVKQRFNQRQRVRKPDIRDVFKDVEVSSTGTRSRSATPDSLDSVPGATPESASPPSPPTVASIDDHHTAATVPNFVSVFQRVPSEEKETVRRTPSAPPIPIGTVAPPSSTPLPVQEIFRRAGNWLRGDVANDSEGIQLTGYHRLGTVHVSKPIVQRRSGSDPSEVANITSLGNESVKKLNASKDSTTRRNSGSHATVTRSHSSLYGLTRPQDEGLITHPLNRTSSHGHLSFEEMCRANEVKPQAWKSESLASSDDVQDRLGIEALTQRDFTRLQPLLWLELSAVFDKYNIPLKKRKPNKRKTKAGNLFGASLSTLLLRDSQLTSEESSIPLVFQKILNELTKRGVKEEGILRVGGHKQKVESICAQLETDFYSKPKETDKLFKRISCHDLSAVLKKLLRDLPQPLLTVELIDAFYQSHGMKDRRELSYSLNLLVLLLPTEHRCTLKALVNFLRLVVENQRSNKMSIHNVAMIVAPSLFPPRYIHPRDRTDLSAQVNMAAICCQVTEALLVNADKLWYVPSDLLSQLHRHSEEERYRKYKKKYY; from the exons atggAGAAATCGCACACAACTATATACATGGAAGGTGACAATCACCTTTCCGATTATTGGCAAGAATATCAAAAAATGATGGAAGAAACTAAACTGTTGGACGATTACCTCGAGGAAGAATGTCCACGTAACTATGATG GCGAAGAGGAAGCCGAATGGTTGCGGACAGCAGGTTTGGGTCAATTAACCGAAGCATGGAAAGCGGGCAGAGAAGTACAACCAGAAGAATTGGGTGCTGCGTTACGTCCTTTGTCTCGAGCACAGGCTGAAGCAGTAAAACGTCGCGTAAAATCTCTTAATCATACGGTAAAACAACGTTTCAATCAACGTCAACGAGTTCGTAAACCAGACATCAGAGACGTGTTCAAGGATGTTGAG GTATCCAGTACCGGGACAAGATCGCGTAGCGCTACACCCGATTCGTTAGATTCTGTACCAGGAGCGACACCCGAGAGCGCATCGCCTCCGTCACCGCCAACGGTTGCTTCCATCGACGATCATCATACAGC TGCTACCGTTCCAAATTTTGTGTCGGTGTTTCAACGAGTACCAAGCGAGGAGAAAGAAACCGTGCGCAGAACTCCGAGCGCACCGCCTATACCGATCGGTACAGTAGCACCGCCGTCATCGACTCCGTTACCCGTTCAGGAAATTTTCAGGCGCGCCGGCAATTGGTTGCGAGGAGACGTTGCCAACGATTCAG AAGGTATTCAGCTAACGGGATACCACAGATTGGGGACTGTACACGTTTCAAAACCCATCGTACAAAGACGAAGCGGTAGCGATCCAAGCGAAGTGGCGAACATTACGAGTTTAGGTAACGAATCCGTGAAAAAATTGAACGCTTCGAAGGATTCGACAACGAG GAGAAACTCGGGCAGTCACGCAACGGTAACTCGAAGTCACAGCAGCCTGTACGGATTGACGAGGCCCCAGGACGAAGGTTTGATAACGCATCCTTTGAATCGAACCTCGTCCCACGGTCACTTGAGTTTCGAGGAAATGTGTCGAGCGAACGAAGTAAAGCCGCAGGCGTGGAAATCGGAATCGCTCGCGTCGTCCGACGACGTACAGGACCGATTAGGAATAGAAGCGTTGACCCAACGAGATTTTACCAGGTTACAGCCACTTTTGTGGCTCGAACTCAGCGCGGTTTTCGATAAATATAATATACCGTTGAAGAAACGAAAACCAAACAAACGTAAGACGAAAG CTGGAAACTTGTTTGGCGCGTCGTTATCGACTTTGTTGCTTCGAGACAGTCAGCTGACGTCCGAGGAAAGCAGTATCCCGCTAGTGTTTCAAAAGATCCTAAACGAATTAACGAAACGCGGCGTAAAGGAGGAGGGGATTCTTCGCGTCGGAGGACACAAGCAAAAA GTCGAATCGATATGCGCGCAGTTGGAAACGGATTTCTACTCTAAACCCAAAGAAACGGACAAGTTGTTCAAACGTATATCGTGTCACGACCTGTCGGCTGTTTTGAAAAAGTTGCTGCGCGATCTGCCGCAACCGTTGCTCACCGTTGAACTTATCGACGCCTTCTACCAAAGCCACG GAATGAAGGATCGTCGAGAGTTGTCGTATTCGTTGAACTTGCTGGTGCTATTACTACCGACGGAACATCGTTGTACCTTAAAAGCGTTAGTGAATTTTTTAAGATTGGTCGTAGAGAATCAGAGATCGAATAAAATGTCGATCCATAACGTTGCCATGATCGTTGCGCCGTCTTTGTTTCCGCCGCGATACATCCATCCCCGTGATCGTACCGACTTGAGCGCTCAGGTTAACATGGCTGCCATATGCTGTCAAGTGACGGAAGCTCTTCTCGTTAACGCGGATAAATTATGGTATGTACCGAGCGATCTTTTGAGCCAGTTACACAGACATTCCGAGGAAGAAAGATATCGAAAGTACAAAAAGAAGTATTACTAA
- the conu gene encoding rho GTPase-activating protein conundrum isoform X3 has protein sequence MEKSHTTIYMEGDNHLSDYWQEYQKMMEETKLLDDYLEEECPRNYDEGEEEAEWLRTAGLGQLTEAWKAGREVQPEELGAALRPLSRAQAEAVKRRVKSLNHTVKQRFNQRQRVRKPDIRDVFKDVEVSSTGTRSRSATPDSLDSVPGATPESASPPSPPTVASIDDHHTAATVPNFVSVFQRVPSEEKETVRRTPSAPPIPIGTVAPPSSTPLPVQEIFRRAGNWLRGDVANDSEGIQLTGYHRLGTVHVSKPIVQRRSGSDPSEVANITSLGNESVKKLNASKDSTTRRNSGSHATVTRSHSSLYGLTRPQDEGLITHPLNRTSSHGHLSFEEMCRANEVKPQAWKSESLASSDDVQDRLGIEALTQRDFTRLQPLLWLELSAVFDKYNIPLKKRKPNKPGNLFGASLSTLLLRDSQLTSEESSIPLVFQKILNELTKRGVKEEGILRVGGHKQKVESICAQLETDFYSKPKETDKLFKRISCHDLSAVLKKLLRDLPQPLLTVELIDAFYQSHGMKDRRELSYSLNLLVLLLPTEHRCTLKALVNFLRLVVENQRSNKMSIHNVAMIVAPSLFPPRYIHPRDRTDLSAQVNMAAICCQVTEALLVNADKLWYVPSDLLSQLHRHSEEERYRKYKKKYY, from the exons atggAGAAATCGCACACAACTATATACATGGAAGGTGACAATCACCTTTCCGATTATTGGCAAGAATATCAAAAAATGATGGAAGAAACTAAACTGTTGGACGATTACCTCGAGGAAGAATGTCCACGTAACTATGATG AAGGCGAAGAGGAAGCCGAATGGTTGCGGACAGCAGGTTTGGGTCAATTAACCGAAGCATGGAAAGCGGGCAGAGAAGTACAACCAGAAGAATTGGGTGCTGCGTTACGTCCTTTGTCTCGAGCACAGGCTGAAGCAGTAAAACGTCGCGTAAAATCTCTTAATCATACGGTAAAACAACGTTTCAATCAACGTCAACGAGTTCGTAAACCAGACATCAGAGACGTGTTCAAGGATGTTGAG GTATCCAGTACCGGGACAAGATCGCGTAGCGCTACACCCGATTCGTTAGATTCTGTACCAGGAGCGACACCCGAGAGCGCATCGCCTCCGTCACCGCCAACGGTTGCTTCCATCGACGATCATCATACAGC TGCTACCGTTCCAAATTTTGTGTCGGTGTTTCAACGAGTACCAAGCGAGGAGAAAGAAACCGTGCGCAGAACTCCGAGCGCACCGCCTATACCGATCGGTACAGTAGCACCGCCGTCATCGACTCCGTTACCCGTTCAGGAAATTTTCAGGCGCGCCGGCAATTGGTTGCGAGGAGACGTTGCCAACGATTCAG AAGGTATTCAGCTAACGGGATACCACAGATTGGGGACTGTACACGTTTCAAAACCCATCGTACAAAGACGAAGCGGTAGCGATCCAAGCGAAGTGGCGAACATTACGAGTTTAGGTAACGAATCCGTGAAAAAATTGAACGCTTCGAAGGATTCGACAACGAG GAGAAACTCGGGCAGTCACGCAACGGTAACTCGAAGTCACAGCAGCCTGTACGGATTGACGAGGCCCCAGGACGAAGGTTTGATAACGCATCCTTTGAATCGAACCTCGTCCCACGGTCACTTGAGTTTCGAGGAAATGTGTCGAGCGAACGAAGTAAAGCCGCAGGCGTGGAAATCGGAATCGCTCGCGTCGTCCGACGACGTACAGGACCGATTAGGAATAGAAGCGTTGACCCAACGAGATTTTACCAGGTTACAGCCACTTTTGTGGCTCGAACTCAGCGCGGTTTTCGATAAATATAATATACCGTTGAAGAAACGAAAACCAAACAAAC CTGGAAACTTGTTTGGCGCGTCGTTATCGACTTTGTTGCTTCGAGACAGTCAGCTGACGTCCGAGGAAAGCAGTATCCCGCTAGTGTTTCAAAAGATCCTAAACGAATTAACGAAACGCGGCGTAAAGGAGGAGGGGATTCTTCGCGTCGGAGGACACAAGCAAAAA GTCGAATCGATATGCGCGCAGTTGGAAACGGATTTCTACTCTAAACCCAAAGAAACGGACAAGTTGTTCAAACGTATATCGTGTCACGACCTGTCGGCTGTTTTGAAAAAGTTGCTGCGCGATCTGCCGCAACCGTTGCTCACCGTTGAACTTATCGACGCCTTCTACCAAAGCCACG GAATGAAGGATCGTCGAGAGTTGTCGTATTCGTTGAACTTGCTGGTGCTATTACTACCGACGGAACATCGTTGTACCTTAAAAGCGTTAGTGAATTTTTTAAGATTGGTCGTAGAGAATCAGAGATCGAATAAAATGTCGATCCATAACGTTGCCATGATCGTTGCGCCGTCTTTGTTTCCGCCGCGATACATCCATCCCCGTGATCGTACCGACTTGAGCGCTCAGGTTAACATGGCTGCCATATGCTGTCAAGTGACGGAAGCTCTTCTCGTTAACGCGGATAAATTATGGTATGTACCGAGCGATCTTTTGAGCCAGTTACACAGACATTCCGAGGAAGAAAGATATCGAAAGTACAAAAAGAAGTATTACTAA
- the Tap42 gene encoding immunoglobulin binding protein Tap42 codes for MSSEDLSTVGNDAKDNATLSELFDKAFQMFNDINKTTEPTDSVKVQSDIRRTMNMLEDATKLVSIIDMFSENESFEEVPTENIKYFLLPAFLGTLATKICNRDNRMHIVHVAEIYFIDFLKRVKAYGLTNIEIPEMKSEQEKENASERTPSNTEVIAKMVNRRNTKLQRYAEQKELESRLANLEKNLSNPNIDDEVKREYFVTLIKLYVNLAVEELNSLAVEKPILEHMKKMAKSETMFTQASQKLKPPQPKLQPIIITRDEVQKKIYGAGYPSLPILTVQEFYEQRVKEGDWPGPSQQNQQNSKCLQNMTNVGANDNEQEEVEKEELIEADDPETLRQLRRMDDYKDTHRRGWGNRANRS; via the exons ATGAGTTCGGAAGATTTATCCACCGTAGGAAACGATGCGAAAGATAACGCGACGCTATCGGAATTATTTGACAAAGCGTTCCAAATGttcaatgatataaataaaacAACCGAACCTACGGACAGTGTAAAAGTTCAG TCTGACATTAGACGAACCATGAATATGTTGGAAGATGCGACAAAACTAGTTTCCATAATCGATATGTTTAGCGAAAATGAAAGTTTTGAAGAGGTGCCTACAGAAAACATCAAGTATTTCTTATTACCAGCTTTCCTTGGTACGCTcgctacaaaaatttgtaacaggGATAACCGGATGCACATCGTTCACGTTGCcgaaatttatttcattgacTTTTTAAAACGCGTCAAAGCCTACGGATTAACCAACATTGAAATACCGGAAATGAAATCTGAACAGGAAAAAGAAAACGCTTCCGAAAGAACTCCATCAAACACGGAAGTAATCGCAAAAATG GTAAACCGAAGAAACACGAAACTACAGAGATACGCGGAACAGAAAGAGTTGGAATCGCGtttggcaaatttggaaaaAAACTTGTCGAATCCGAATATAGACGACGAAGTTAAGAGGGAATACTTTGTAACGCTTATAAAGTTATATGTAAATTTGGCTGTGGAAGAACTGAACTCGTTAGCGGTGGAGAAACCGATTTTGGAGCATATGAAAAAGATGGCAAAATCTGAAACTATGTTTACGCAAGCTTCGCAAAAGCTTAAACCGCCTCAACCAAAATTGCAGCCAATTATTATTACACGAGACGAAgtgcaaaagaaaatttatggAGCTGGTTATCCCAGTTTACCCATTCTCACTGTACAGGAATTTTATGAACAACGAGTAAAGGAAGGAGA TTGGCCAGGTCCTTCGCAACAGAATCaacaaaattccaaatgctTACAAAATATGACCAATGTTGGCGCAAATGATAACGAACAGGAAGAAGTTGAAAAAGAAGAATTGATAGAAGCGGATGATCCAGAAACATTGAGGCAATTACGTCGTATGGACGATTACAAGGACACTCATAGAAGAGGATGGGGTAATCGTGCTAACAGAAGTTGA
- the LOC105663640 gene encoding proton-coupled zinc antiporter SLC30A2 isoform X2 yields the protein MDDEKIKLFKDKAVYGYGTSIPPSNNEAEENDTSSRKVIFCVHGKLSGCCTVVKGVSVDDDAAVNYQKNSSTALEDHCHRERNEEIDKKARKKLLLASALCVIFMIAEIVGGVLSNSLAIATDAAHLLTDFASFMISLFSIWVASRPATRKMPFGWYRAEVIGALTSVLMIWIVTGILFYLAVERIIHKDFELDVTVMLITSAVGVAINLIMGLSLHQHGHTHGHGHGHHHERDSRKPNSVENGKIDQDFFEEKKNINVRAAFIHVVGDFIQSVGVLVAALVIYFKPTWSIVDPICTFLFSLLVVLTTVAIIKDVMNVLMEGIPKGFEYSQVESTFMQIEGVVKVHNLRIWALSLDKTALSAHLAIKPGTSPQDILRTATRNIHDEYKFFEMTLQIEEFDEQMENCKQCKALSQ from the exons ATGGACGACGAGAAAATCAAACT ATTCAAGGACAAGGCTGTATACGGATACGGGACAAGCATACCACCGAGTAATAACGAAGCCGAGGAGAATGACACGTCTTCTAGGAAAGTGATCTTTTGCGTACACGGAAAGTTGTCGGGCTGTTGCACGGTCGTGAAAGGCGTATCGGTCGACGACGATGCAGCTGTCAATTACCAGAAAAATTCTTCCA CCGCACTGGAAGACCATTGTCATAGAGAAAGAAACGAGGAGATCGATAAAAAGGCAAGAAAGAAATTACTGCTTGCTAGTGCCCTATGCGTAATTTTTATGATAGCAGAAATCGTAG GTGGTGTATTGTCCAACAGTTTGGCGATCGCGACGGATGCTGCGCATCTGTTGACCGATTTCGCCTCGTTCATGATCTCCCTGTTCTCGATATGGGTCGCGAGCAGACCAGCAACGCGGAAGATGCCCTTTGGCTGGTACAGAGCGGAA GTGATAGGTGCTCTGACTTCGGTCCTAATGATATGGATAGTAACCGGAATCCTTTTTTACCTGGCGGTCGAGAGAATAATTCACAAAGACTTCGAACTAGACGTCACCGTCATGTTGATCACGTCCGCCGTTGGTGTTGCGATTAATTTAAT AATGGGTTTATCGTTGCACCAACATGGCCACACGCACGGACACGGCCATGGACATCACCACGAACGTGATTCGCGCAAACCGAACAGCgtagaaaatggaaaaatcgATCAAGATTTTTTCGAGgagaagaaaaatattaacgTACGCGCTGCCTTTATCCACGTTGTAGGGGATTTCATTCAAAGCGTAGGAGTGCTGGTCGCTGCGTTAGTTATTTACTTCAAG CCAACTTGGAGCATAGTCGATCCAATTTGCACCTTTTTATTCTCGTTGTTGGTGGTGTTAACTACGGTGGCGATAATCAAAGACGTGATGAACGTTTTAATGGAAGGAATTCCGAAAGGATTCGAGTATTCTCAAGTGGAAAGTACCTTCATGCAAATCGAGGGTGTGGTGAAGGTGCACAATCTTCGTATCTGGGCACTTTCGTTGGACAAAACTGCGCTTTCCGCGCACCTCGCTATAA AACCGGGAACGAGTCCTCAAGATATACTACGCACTGCGACGAGGAATATTCATGACGAGTACAAATTCTTCGAAATGACTCTCCAAATAGAGGAATTCGACGAACAAATGGAAAATTGCAAACAGTGTAAGGCACTGTCGCAATAA
- the LOC105663640 gene encoding proton-coupled zinc antiporter SLC30A2 isoform X1, translating to MEELARDQQISFKDKAVYGYGTSIPPSNNEAEENDTSSRKVIFCVHGKLSGCCTVVKGVSVDDDAAVNYQKNSSTALEDHCHRERNEEIDKKARKKLLLASALCVIFMIAEIVGGVLSNSLAIATDAAHLLTDFASFMISLFSIWVASRPATRKMPFGWYRAEVIGALTSVLMIWIVTGILFYLAVERIIHKDFELDVTVMLITSAVGVAINLIMGLSLHQHGHTHGHGHGHHHERDSRKPNSVENGKIDQDFFEEKKNINVRAAFIHVVGDFIQSVGVLVAALVIYFKPTWSIVDPICTFLFSLLVVLTTVAIIKDVMNVLMEGIPKGFEYSQVESTFMQIEGVVKVHNLRIWALSLDKTALSAHLAIKPGTSPQDILRTATRNIHDEYKFFEMTLQIEEFDEQMENCKQCKALSQ from the exons ATGGAAGAACTTGCTAGAGACCAGCAAATATC ATTCAAGGACAAGGCTGTATACGGATACGGGACAAGCATACCACCGAGTAATAACGAAGCCGAGGAGAATGACACGTCTTCTAGGAAAGTGATCTTTTGCGTACACGGAAAGTTGTCGGGCTGTTGCACGGTCGTGAAAGGCGTATCGGTCGACGACGATGCAGCTGTCAATTACCAGAAAAATTCTTCCA CCGCACTGGAAGACCATTGTCATAGAGAAAGAAACGAGGAGATCGATAAAAAGGCAAGAAAGAAATTACTGCTTGCTAGTGCCCTATGCGTAATTTTTATGATAGCAGAAATCGTAG GTGGTGTATTGTCCAACAGTTTGGCGATCGCGACGGATGCTGCGCATCTGTTGACCGATTTCGCCTCGTTCATGATCTCCCTGTTCTCGATATGGGTCGCGAGCAGACCAGCAACGCGGAAGATGCCCTTTGGCTGGTACAGAGCGGAA GTGATAGGTGCTCTGACTTCGGTCCTAATGATATGGATAGTAACCGGAATCCTTTTTTACCTGGCGGTCGAGAGAATAATTCACAAAGACTTCGAACTAGACGTCACCGTCATGTTGATCACGTCCGCCGTTGGTGTTGCGATTAATTTAAT AATGGGTTTATCGTTGCACCAACATGGCCACACGCACGGACACGGCCATGGACATCACCACGAACGTGATTCGCGCAAACCGAACAGCgtagaaaatggaaaaatcgATCAAGATTTTTTCGAGgagaagaaaaatattaacgTACGCGCTGCCTTTATCCACGTTGTAGGGGATTTCATTCAAAGCGTAGGAGTGCTGGTCGCTGCGTTAGTTATTTACTTCAAG CCAACTTGGAGCATAGTCGATCCAATTTGCACCTTTTTATTCTCGTTGTTGGTGGTGTTAACTACGGTGGCGATAATCAAAGACGTGATGAACGTTTTAATGGAAGGAATTCCGAAAGGATTCGAGTATTCTCAAGTGGAAAGTACCTTCATGCAAATCGAGGGTGTGGTGAAGGTGCACAATCTTCGTATCTGGGCACTTTCGTTGGACAAAACTGCGCTTTCCGCGCACCTCGCTATAA AACCGGGAACGAGTCCTCAAGATATACTACGCACTGCGACGAGGAATATTCATGACGAGTACAAATTCTTCGAAATGACTCTCCAAATAGAGGAATTCGACGAACAAATGGAAAATTGCAAACAGTGTAAGGCACTGTCGCAATAA